Proteins encoded together in one Neobacillus sp. FSL H8-0543 window:
- a CDS encoding nucleoside triphosphate pyrophosphohydrolase — MPIYNKLVRDRIPEVIESTGKQFSTRILENEEYIKELKNKSFEELEEYINTENDNDAIEELADLLEIIHALAECHGASIEKVEEVRQKKAEKRGGFKQKIFLIDVEDE; from the coding sequence ATGCCTATTTATAACAAACTAGTCCGCGATCGAATACCAGAAGTAATTGAAAGTACGGGAAAACAATTCTCTACAAGGATATTAGAGAATGAAGAATACATAAAAGAACTAAAAAATAAAAGCTTCGAAGAACTTGAAGAATACATAAACACTGAGAATGATAATGATGCAATTGAGGAGCTAGCAGATCTGTTGGAAATAATCCATGCGCTTGCTGAATGTCATGGTGCATCTATTGAAAAGGTAGAAGAAGTACGGCAAAAAAAGGCAGAAAAGCGTGGTGGATTTAAACAGAAAATATTTTTAATAGATGTTGAAGATGAGTAA
- a CDS encoding DEAD/DEAH box helicase family protein: protein MSKVQLITRNLGNHLLKKMEGAFTICVLSSFVMKSGVRYLKEALKTAAENGADIKICTGDYLYITQPEALEELLSIDERISIRIWKSNGVSFHPKAYLFQTNEHDVLFVGSSNLSRSALNHGVEWNVAVSDEKEVFDEALTEFLTIFYSDQTVPLNKETLEEYRKNYDEYQRKHPNLSGKWTELEELDLMLPTKKEIQEQPDIVLDPPVSYGEILPRYAQIEALEELNKTLEEEYNKALVVMATGLGKTYLAGFFAQNFKKILFIAHREEILYQARDSFKRIMPDKQYGIYNGKYKESQADAVFASIYTLSIKKHLEQFRPDEFDLIIVDEFHHAAAVSYQRALNYFQPRFLLGITATPDRNDNKDVYAICEGNVAYRLDFLEAINRKWLAPFTYFGVYDDTDYSQITWLGNRYDEEELLQAQLREELAQKVLQAWEDKKQTRTLGFCSSIRQANFLSHYFNTHGYHTVSLHSQAGVSRKEVISQLTSGEIDIIFTVDLFNEGVDIPVIDTLLFVRPTESLTVFTQQIGRGLRLHPGKENCVIIDLIGNYRNADIKLSLFNTEPSVGKTKNIQPTLPNFCEVNLDVNVIDLFKEMFRKRQPRREKLFNDYMDLKKEIGRRPTYLELHLKGASVSPQYKQEFQSFFGFLKWAEELSYREVEVFERYEKWLVEEEKTGMAKSYKMVVLLAMLERGMSNWNKPISSKEVALFFHHYLMEKVHRKRIDFSDKGAKKLWDYDEKGVSKLIANMPMSKWSGSSKGLVSYENDVFTLTFEVAKEDEEILFNWTKEICEYRLHYHFERKAKSPQNN, encoded by the coding sequence ATGAGTAAGGTTCAACTGATTACCAGGAATCTCGGAAATCATTTGTTAAAGAAGATGGAAGGAGCATTCACTATTTGTGTACTATCTTCCTTTGTCATGAAGTCGGGTGTTAGGTACTTAAAAGAAGCATTAAAAACGGCAGCCGAAAATGGTGCAGATATAAAAATATGCACGGGCGATTATTTGTACATCACTCAACCGGAGGCTTTAGAAGAGTTGCTTTCCATCGATGAACGAATTAGCATTCGAATTTGGAAAAGCAATGGTGTCTCCTTTCATCCAAAGGCCTACCTATTTCAAACCAATGAACATGATGTTCTGTTTGTAGGTTCATCGAATCTTTCGAGGTCGGCTTTAAATCACGGGGTGGAATGGAATGTAGCTGTTAGTGACGAAAAGGAAGTCTTTGATGAAGCCCTAACGGAATTTCTAACTATCTTTTATTCTGATCAAACCGTCCCGTTGAATAAGGAAACACTTGAGGAATATCGAAAAAATTATGATGAGTATCAACGGAAACATCCTAATTTATCAGGTAAATGGACTGAGCTGGAGGAATTAGATTTAATGCTTCCAACAAAGAAGGAAATCCAAGAACAGCCAGACATAGTGCTGGATCCACCGGTCTCATATGGAGAAATATTACCTAGATATGCACAGATTGAAGCGCTGGAAGAGTTAAATAAAACACTGGAAGAAGAGTATAATAAAGCCCTTGTCGTTATGGCTACCGGTCTAGGTAAAACATATTTGGCTGGATTTTTTGCGCAAAATTTTAAAAAGATACTCTTCATTGCTCATCGGGAAGAAATTCTCTATCAAGCAAGAGACTCGTTTAAGAGAATTATGCCTGATAAACAATATGGTATTTACAATGGGAAATATAAAGAGAGTCAGGCTGATGCCGTTTTTGCATCGATTTATACACTTAGTATTAAAAAGCATCTTGAGCAATTTCGCCCGGATGAATTTGATTTAATCATTGTGGATGAATTCCATCATGCTGCAGCTGTTTCCTACCAGCGGGCACTCAATTATTTTCAACCACGCTTTTTATTAGGGATTACGGCTACGCCTGATCGTAATGATAACAAGGATGTTTATGCGATTTGTGAAGGGAACGTCGCCTATAGATTAGATTTCTTAGAGGCGATTAACCGAAAATGGCTGGCACCATTTACATACTTTGGGGTATACGATGATACAGATTATAGTCAGATCACCTGGCTGGGAAATCGCTATGATGAAGAGGAATTACTTCAGGCACAGCTAAGAGAGGAATTGGCTCAAAAGGTACTTCAAGCTTGGGAGGATAAAAAACAAACGAGAACATTAGGGTTTTGTTCTTCTATTCGACAAGCAAACTTTTTATCTCACTATTTTAATACCCATGGTTATCACACGGTTAGCCTCCACTCTCAGGCAGGTGTAAGTAGAAAAGAGGTAATTTCCCAGCTTACTAGTGGTGAGATTGATATCATTTTCACCGTGGACCTTTTTAATGAAGGGGTGGATATCCCAGTTATTGATACATTATTATTTGTCCGACCGACAGAATCCTTGACTGTTTTCACCCAGCAAATAGGGCGCGGGCTTCGTTTACATCCAGGTAAAGAAAATTGTGTAATTATTGATTTAATTGGTAACTATCGAAATGCCGATATTAAATTAAGCTTATTCAATACGGAACCAAGCGTAGGAAAAACTAAAAATATCCAACCGACATTGCCAAATTTCTGCGAAGTCAATTTGGATGTAAATGTCATTGATCTATTCAAAGAAATGTTCCGGAAGAGACAGCCTAGACGTGAGAAGCTGTTCAATGATTACATGGATTTGAAAAAAGAAATTGGAAGAAGACCCACTTATTTAGAATTGCATTTAAAGGGTGCATCGGTCTCTCCCCAGTATAAGCAGGAGTTTCAATCCTTTTTTGGGTTTCTTAAATGGGCAGAGGAACTATCATATCGTGAAGTAGAAGTTTTTGAACGATATGAAAAATGGCTTGTGGAAGAAGAAAAAACAGGCATGGCCAAAAGCTATAAAATGGTTGTATTATTGGCTATGCTGGAACGTGGCATGTCTAATTGGAATAAACCTATTTCATCAAAGGAGGTAGCACTATTTTTCCATCATTATCTAATGGAGAAGGTACATCGGAAAAGAATTGATTTTTCCGATAAAGGTGCAAAAAAGTTATGGGATTATGATGAAAAAGGCGTAAGTAAACTAATCGCTAATATGCCGATGAGTAAATGGAGTGGCAGTTCTAAAGGATTAGTATCCTATGAAAATGATGTATTTACCTTGACTTTCGAGGTTGCTAAAGAAGACGAAGAAATCCTTTTCAATTGGACGAAAGAAATATGTGAATATCGGCTACATTATCATTTTGAGCGGAAAGCGAAAAGTCCCCAGAATAACTAA
- a CDS encoding ABC transporter ATP-binding protein produces MNELLKGIIDKFFKSNQPTSAPQNQSISQADVEALVDARLKEHASTLPPTSQEGDTSKPQVDDEDYFLTAKQIEYALTLLEKVKNDFELALDPAKLTVKDLNRLIAFNRYKNKGTLVNLVKKGVLRKK; encoded by the coding sequence GTGAATGAATTGTTAAAAGGAATAATAGATAAGTTTTTTAAATCAAATCAACCTACTAGTGCTCCTCAAAATCAATCGATCAGCCAAGCAGACGTGGAAGCATTAGTTGATGCAAGGCTCAAAGAACATGCTTCTACCTTACCACCGACCAGTCAAGAGGGAGATACTAGTAAACCTCAAGTTGACGATGAAGATTATTTTTTAACAGCAAAACAAATAGAATATGCCCTCACCCTGCTTGAGAAAGTGAAGAATGATTTCGAGCTAGCTCTCGATCCAGCTAAACTAACTGTTAAAGATTTAAATAGGTTAATAGCTTTTAATCGATATAAGAATAAGGGTACACTTGTTAACCTTGTTAAAAAGGGCGTATTGCGGAAGAAGTAA
- a CDS encoding 3'-5' exonuclease → MAITIPETIRSSATTGERLFFRTLKTYLPDDYIVYFEPDIQGRRPDFVIIGPDLGIVVLEVKDYTKNTLFQINHDEWHIVATSGDQAVIKSPMKQARDNMFHVVDTLKKDKSLIQLDGKYKFQLKFPYGHGVVFTRMNSRDFIKDGLYSVIEPNLSLTRDEIDPEKEGFSEEVLMEKILNMFVVPFRLKESLSIEDINAIRYHLFPEVRISAEFKPPVPYQDQLLLSLHDIKTMDLHQENLAKQIGDKNRLIRGVAGSGKTIILASRAKMLSKQNPDWKILILCYNISLSNAIHQMIHHMLNEPEDLFDFDPNAMTVKNENIIVRNFHSWLKNDLRIREQQLPDIIEKLERNEAILPTYDAVLIDEGQDFEADWLRLVSLLINADTQSLLLVEDRAQTIYQRKRSYLQDTGLSFQGRSKVLSINYRNTQQIVKFAWEFYRKHSMFKNKVVNRELEGEIIAPQSTKRRGPEPGIVKAANFFEEMRIVARSIKNLHTEKKVPLEDILLLYRVKRTHRYPIIDIIQRSLKDEGLPYFWITENDVSKRSYAKDDGKVKISTIDSSKGLDFRAVFIVNVDSMPFPLEENKEREVSLLYIGMTRAKEYLCLSYSGESEFTHYLDLILQERKQAKPGIEKIN, encoded by the coding sequence ATGGCAATTACGATTCCCGAGACCATTCGATCATCTGCGACAACAGGGGAGAGGCTGTTTTTTCGAACGCTTAAGACCTATTTACCAGATGATTACATTGTTTATTTTGAACCTGATATTCAAGGAAGAAGACCTGATTTTGTGATTATTGGTCCAGACCTTGGCATTGTCGTATTAGAGGTAAAGGACTATACGAAGAATACACTTTTTCAAATTAATCATGATGAATGGCATATTGTGGCTACTTCAGGAGATCAAGCGGTCATAAAAAGTCCGATGAAGCAGGCAAGAGATAACATGTTTCATGTGGTTGACACATTGAAAAAAGATAAAAGTCTGATTCAATTAGACGGGAAATATAAATTTCAATTAAAGTTCCCTTATGGCCATGGAGTTGTATTTACGAGAATGAATTCAAGGGATTTTATCAAAGATGGCTTATATTCAGTTATTGAACCTAATCTTAGTTTAACAAGGGATGAAATTGACCCAGAAAAAGAGGGATTTTCAGAAGAAGTATTAATGGAAAAGATCCTCAATATGTTTGTGGTTCCATTCCGTTTAAAGGAATCGTTATCGATAGAGGACATCAATGCTATCCGTTATCACTTATTTCCGGAGGTACGGATTAGTGCTGAATTCAAACCACCTGTACCTTATCAGGACCAGCTTCTGTTATCCTTGCATGATATTAAAACGATGGATCTACACCAGGAGAATTTAGCTAAACAGATAGGGGATAAAAACCGCTTAATACGTGGAGTTGCTGGTAGTGGCAAAACGATTATATTAGCAAGTCGAGCAAAGATGTTATCAAAACAAAATCCAGACTGGAAGATTCTCATTCTCTGTTACAATATTTCTCTTTCAAATGCGATCCATCAAATGATTCATCATATGCTCAATGAGCCAGAGGATTTATTTGATTTTGATCCAAATGCTATGACTGTGAAAAATGAGAATATCATTGTGAGGAATTTTCACTCCTGGTTAAAGAATGATTTAAGGATAAGGGAGCAGCAGCTTCCAGATATCATAGAAAAACTAGAAAGAAATGAAGCGATTCTACCTACATATGACGCTGTTTTGATCGATGAAGGTCAAGATTTCGAAGCTGACTGGCTCCGTTTAGTTAGTTTACTGATTAATGCAGATACACAATCACTATTATTAGTAGAAGATCGTGCTCAGACGATTTATCAGCGGAAGCGTTCCTATTTGCAAGATACGGGCTTAAGTTTTCAAGGTAGATCAAAGGTTCTGTCCATCAACTATCGGAACACCCAGCAAATTGTAAAGTTTGCATGGGAATTTTACCGCAAGCATTCCATGTTTAAAAATAAAGTGGTCAATCGTGAACTAGAAGGTGAGATTATTGCACCACAGAGCACGAAACGGAGAGGTCCAGAGCCTGGCATTGTTAAGGCAGCTAATTTCTTTGAGGAAATGAGAATTGTTGCCCGCTCCATAAAGAATTTACATACGGAGAAAAAAGTCCCGTTAGAGGACATCTTATTACTTTACCGTGTTAAACGTACTCATAGATATCCTATTATTGATATTATTCAGCGCTCATTGAAGGATGAAGGATTACCTTATTTTTGGATCACGGAGAACGACGTTTCAAAACGCTCCTATGCAAAAGATGATGGTAAAGTTAAAATTAGTACCATTGATAGCAGTAAGGGATTGGATTTCCGTGCGGTATTTATCGTTAATGTGGACTCCATGCCATTTCCTCTCGAGGAGAATAAGGAAAGAGAAGTTTCATTGCTGTACATAGGGATGACTAGGGCAAAGGAATACCTATGCCTTTCATACTCAGGGGAATCTGAATTTACACACTATCTAGATTTGATTCTCCAAGAGAGAAAACAAGCTAAACCTGGTATTGAGAAAATTAATTGA
- a CDS encoding TIGR03943 family protein: MRFHFQQAVRAFILLAFSVMLFKLHFTGEMTKFINPKYEGLSQSASVLFLILFIIQTTRVWTVKENSQHHHCHHGAHDHNCNHDHGDSPFSTKKLIAYLVIVFPLITGFLLPSKVLDASIADKKGGLAVLSNQRAEKKQEEEAVPNNNQQEDPVINEDLVDLSRIEDNVYTNEQYEQLIQQLEQSSTIEMKDHVFSTYYEEMHMDLDKFKGREINLKGFVYKEDGLEKNQLVLARFLITHCVADAGIVGFISELPEASSIEVNTWIEAKGVLDTTNYNGTKFPIIKITNWKVIDEPKEPYLYPISVKVL, encoded by the coding sequence GTGAGATTCCATTTTCAGCAGGCTGTCAGAGCGTTTATTTTACTAGCTTTTTCAGTCATGCTTTTTAAGCTTCATTTTACTGGCGAAATGACGAAGTTTATTAATCCAAAATATGAGGGTTTAAGTCAGTCTGCTTCTGTATTATTTCTAATTTTGTTTATTATCCAAACGACAAGAGTATGGACCGTTAAGGAAAACAGCCAGCATCACCATTGTCATCACGGTGCACACGACCATAACTGTAATCACGACCATGGAGATTCCCCTTTTAGTACAAAAAAATTAATCGCTTATCTTGTTATTGTTTTTCCTTTGATCACGGGGTTCCTGCTCCCATCAAAGGTTCTCGACGCATCTATTGCTGATAAAAAAGGTGGGCTGGCCGTACTATCAAATCAGAGGGCAGAGAAGAAACAAGAGGAGGAGGCTGTACCTAACAATAATCAACAGGAAGATCCTGTTATTAATGAGGATCTTGTAGACCTTTCGCGTATAGAAGACAACGTTTATACAAACGAACAATACGAACAATTAATACAGCAATTAGAACAAAGTTCAACTATTGAGATGAAAGATCATGTTTTTTCTACCTATTATGAAGAAATGCATATGGACCTCGATAAATTTAAAGGTAGAGAAATCAATTTAAAAGGATTTGTTTATAAAGAAGATGGGCTTGAAAAAAACCAGCTTGTACTAGCAAGATTTTTGATAACACATTGTGTAGCAGATGCTGGCATTGTTGGATTTATATCAGAGTTACCAGAAGCATCGTCAATAGAAGTAAATACCTGGATTGAAGCGAAAGGCGTTTTGGATACCACGAATTATAATGGTACCAAATTTCCGATCATAAAAATTACCAACTGGAAAGTAATTGATGAACCTAAAGAACCATATCTCTATCCAATCAGCGTGAAAGTCCTGTAG
- a CDS encoding permease: MYRIVRNNIIELTGIMIIVLALLLLSFSTSFKLSFDLPPSLLNLNTIFLSILIEALPFVLIGVLIAGVIQIFVTEEHIQRWIPKNKVLAIIMSCIIGALFPACECGIVPIVRRLVGKGVPIHAAIGFMLTGPLINPIVIASTYMAFGNDFKIAGLRMGLGFFVALMVALVVSIIFRGNQLKTPIHTRSSHTLSKKESLSTRFWSMLTHSIDEFFDMGKYLVMGAFLAAFVQTYLPAKTLLEAGSGPISSLSLMMGLAYVLSLCSEADAFIGASFSNIFPTSAILGFLIFGPMMDLKNTLMMLSVFRVKFVFGVLALIISIIFMTIMLAQSFI; encoded by the coding sequence ATGTATCGCATTGTTCGTAATAATATCATAGAACTTACGGGTATTATGATCATTGTTTTAGCACTTTTACTGCTTTCATTTAGTACTAGCTTTAAACTTTCATTCGATTTACCTCCGTCTCTATTAAATCTAAACACGATATTTCTAAGTATTTTAATAGAGGCACTGCCATTTGTTCTAATAGGAGTCCTCATCGCGGGTGTGATTCAAATATTTGTCACCGAAGAACATATTCAACGCTGGATTCCCAAAAATAAGGTGTTAGCTATAATCATGAGTTGTATAATTGGTGCCCTCTTTCCTGCATGTGAATGTGGTATAGTTCCTATCGTCCGTCGTCTTGTTGGGAAAGGAGTACCCATCCACGCTGCCATCGGTTTTATGCTGACAGGTCCGCTCATTAATCCCATTGTGATTGCCTCTACTTATATGGCATTTGGGAACGATTTTAAGATTGCGGGATTAAGAATGGGGTTAGGTTTTTTTGTCGCTTTAATGGTTGCATTGGTTGTTAGCATTATTTTTAGAGGAAATCAATTAAAAACTCCTATCCATACAAGATCTTCACACACTCTCTCTAAAAAAGAATCTCTTTCAACAAGATTTTGGTCCATGTTAACCCATTCCATTGATGAGTTTTTTGATATGGGTAAGTACCTCGTTATGGGAGCTTTTTTAGCTGCATTTGTACAAACCTATCTACCGGCAAAAACTCTCTTGGAAGCTGGCAGCGGACCGATATCGTCACTATCGCTCATGATGGGATTAGCTTACGTTTTATCACTTTGTTCTGAAGCAGATGCGTTTATTGGTGCTTCCTTCAGCAATATTTTTCCAACTTCAGCCATACTAGGATTCTTAATCTTTGGTCCAATGATGGATTTAAAAAATACCCTTATGATGTTGAGCGTATTTCGAGTGAAGTTTGTTTTCGGTGTGCTCGCTTTAATCATTTCGATTATCTTTATGACGATCATGCTTGCGCAAAGCTTTATTTAA
- a CDS encoding metal ABC transporter substrate-binding protein → MKISTLMSTSVLTLSLLLTGCGSKEVVKTGENKEKNSLTVYTTIYPLEDFTKKIGGSYVEVKSIYPPNVDAHSFEPSTKDMITLANSDLFIYTGVGIEGFAEKATEALEKEDVQVLKAADGINLIESTDDNHHDDEEGHSDENEGEHTESENHEGEEHNHGDVDPHVWLDPVLSIALANNIKNSLSKLIPEHAAEFETNFKQLKSELEKLDQEFKTTIESSKTKNLLVSHDAYGYWEKRYGIETIAISGLSPTQEPTQKELQAIIEESTEHNIHYVIFEQNVSPKVAKIIQEELGAKSLSLHNLEAITEENIKQKDDYFSIMRKNLETIKKVLND, encoded by the coding sequence ATGAAAATTTCTACACTTATGTCTACCTCTGTTCTAACTTTAAGCCTTTTGTTAACAGGTTGTGGATCCAAAGAGGTTGTAAAAACCGGAGAAAATAAAGAAAAAAACTCTCTAACAGTCTATACCACCATTTATCCGCTTGAAGATTTCACTAAAAAAATTGGCGGAAGTTACGTCGAAGTAAAAAGTATTTATCCTCCAAATGTAGATGCCCATTCCTTTGAGCCTTCTACTAAAGACATGATTACACTTGCCAATTCAGATTTATTTATCTATACAGGAGTTGGAATTGAAGGGTTTGCTGAAAAAGCAACAGAAGCTTTGGAAAAAGAGGATGTACAAGTTTTAAAAGCCGCAGATGGAATCAATCTCATTGAATCCACTGATGATAATCATCATGATGATGAAGAAGGACATTCTGATGAAAATGAAGGTGAACACACAGAATCGGAAAACCATGAAGGCGAAGAACATAACCATGGTGACGTAGATCCCCACGTATGGTTAGATCCTGTCCTCTCTATCGCTCTAGCAAATAACATTAAAAACTCTTTGAGTAAATTAATACCAGAACACGCAGCAGAGTTTGAAACCAATTTTAAACAGCTAAAAAGCGAGCTCGAAAAACTGGATCAGGAATTTAAAACAACCATCGAGAGTTCAAAAACGAAGAATTTATTAGTTTCTCATGATGCTTATGGATATTGGGAAAAGCGATATGGCATTGAAACGATTGCCATATCAGGTTTATCACCCACACAAGAACCAACTCAGAAAGAACTGCAAGCAATCATTGAAGAGTCTACAGAACATAACATTCATTATGTGATTTTCGAGCAGAATGTTTCACCAAAGGTAGCAAAAATCATCCAAGAAGAATTAGGAGCAAAGTCTCTTAGTCTCCATAATCTAGAGGCAATAACAGAAGAAAACATTAAACAAAAAGATGATTACTTCAGCATCATGCGAAAGAATTTAGAAACGATAAAGAAAGTTTTAAATGACTAA
- the rpmG gene encoding 50S ribosomal protein L33 has translation MRVKITLQCTETGDRNYITTKNKRNDPERLELKKYSPRLKRYTIHRETK, from the coding sequence ATGCGTGTAAAAATTACTTTGCAATGTACAGAAACTGGCGACAGAAATTATATTACAACAAAGAACAAGCGGAATGATCCGGAAAGACTCGAACTAAAGAAGTATTCTCCTCGGTTGAAACGCTATACGATACACCGAGAAACAAAGTAA
- a CDS encoding GTP-binding protein: MKDTRIPVTVISGYLGAGKTTLLNHILQNRDGLRVAVIVNDMSEINVDAELVKQGGGLNRTEEKLVELSNGCICCTLREDLLKEVERLVEIGNIDYIVIESTGISEPVPVAQTFSYIDEELGIDLTEHCKLDTMVTVVDANRFWHDFASGDFLLERNQAVGEEDERTVADLLIDQIEFCDVLILNKCDLLEEEQLIQLEVFLRKLQPTAKFHRSIKGKVRPPEILNTGLFNFEAASESAGWVKELEAPEHTPETEEYGISSFVYRSSVPFHSERFNRWVEEMPEEIVRAKGIVWCATRNDLALLFSQAGPSVQLDPVSYWVASLSPEQQGQYFDEDPTLKEDWDEKFGDRKNEIVVIGIHMDKEVVKNSLDRCLLTEEEMMQNWNEMVDPFVWNITTAAK; this comes from the coding sequence ATGAAAGACACAAGAATTCCGGTAACTGTTATAAGCGGCTATTTAGGAGCAGGGAAGACCACTTTACTAAACCATATTCTTCAAAACCGAGATGGATTAAGAGTTGCAGTTATTGTCAATGACATGAGTGAAATTAATGTGGATGCAGAATTGGTAAAACAGGGAGGAGGGTTAAATAGAACGGAAGAAAAGCTTGTGGAACTATCAAATGGGTGTATTTGCTGTACATTAAGAGAAGACCTTTTAAAAGAAGTGGAACGACTTGTCGAGATTGGAAATATAGATTATATTGTGATTGAATCAACAGGTATAAGTGAACCAGTACCCGTTGCACAAACTTTTTCTTACATAGATGAAGAGTTGGGGATTGATCTTACAGAACATTGTAAACTCGATACAATGGTTACAGTTGTTGATGCAAACAGATTTTGGCATGACTTTGCCTCAGGAGATTTCCTTCTGGAAAGAAACCAGGCAGTAGGTGAAGAGGATGAAAGAACGGTTGCGGACTTATTAATAGACCAAATTGAGTTTTGTGATGTCTTGATCCTTAATAAATGCGATTTGCTTGAAGAGGAACAATTAATTCAGCTGGAGGTTTTTTTAAGAAAGTTACAGCCTACAGCGAAATTTCATCGTTCAATTAAGGGGAAGGTTCGCCCGCCAGAGATTTTAAATACAGGTTTGTTTAATTTTGAAGCCGCAAGCGAATCTGCTGGTTGGGTTAAAGAATTGGAAGCGCCTGAGCATACTCCTGAAACTGAAGAGTATGGTATCAGCTCTTTCGTTTATAGAAGTTCGGTCCCATTTCATTCTGAAAGATTCAATCGCTGGGTGGAAGAAATGCCAGAAGAAATTGTGAGGGCAAAAGGAATCGTATGGTGCGCAACCAGGAATGACTTAGCTTTATTATTTTCGCAAGCAGGTCCATCGGTGCAATTAGACCCGGTATCTTATTGGGTCGCATCCTTGTCCCCAGAGCAACAAGGCCAATATTTTGATGAAGACCCGACATTAAAAGAAGATTGGGATGAAAAGTTTGGAGATCGGAAAAATGAAATCGTTGTGATCGGAATTCACATGGATAAAGAAGTTGTGAAAAATTCTTTAGATCGCTGTTTATTGACAGAAGAAGAGATGATGCAAAATTGGAATGAAATGGTTGATCCCTTCGTATGGAATATTACTACAGCTGCTAAATAA
- a CDS encoding AbrB/MazE/SpoVT family DNA-binding domain-containing protein: protein MNKVKLRKTGQLYIPKTLTKILDIEVGDIINVFIDGNKIVLTTKAGFEKENKCTYNQKGTIHIPAEIRRLSNIDTDSVFTITIDEKEKRLCLIPNLTG, encoded by the coding sequence TTGAATAAAGTAAAATTAAGAAAAACTGGACAATTGTACATTCCTAAAACTCTTACTAAAATACTTGATATTGAAGTAGGAGATATTATCAATGTATTTATAGATGGTAATAAAATAGTATTAACAACTAAAGCAGGATTTGAAAAAGAAAATAAGTGTACTTATAATCAAAAAGGAACAATCCATATACCGGCAGAAATTAGAAGATTAAGTAATATCGACACGGATTCAGTTTTTACTATTACTATCGATGAAAAGGAAAAACGGCTATGTCTTATCCCTAATTTAACAGGTTGA
- a CDS encoding tyrosine-type recombinase/integrase: protein MNLGEQILSDLVVALIELYPNIEVETTKNKLSTVLSEYYIQKVKLGEVHPDLENKIQLFLSAKRLEGLSSITLDNYLLELSMFADIVKKKAEDIATADVRMYLSQDGNLKMSTIRKKLSILKSFFSWLASEEYIKRDPTTKLKAPKDEYRLPKALSIEELEMLREACETVRQRAFLEVLYATGCRLSEVHGLNRADIYQQNMSTLVIGKGDKQREVYFSIRAMYHLNKYLKQREDECKALMITERKPYRRLSKRGIQREIGIIAKKVGLEDKVSPHVLRHTFATLTLNNGAELVAIQELLGHSSPDTTLRYAKITHERKREQHKKYLIQ, encoded by the coding sequence ATGAACTTAGGTGAGCAAATATTATCAGATTTAGTGGTAGCGTTAATAGAGTTATATCCAAATATCGAAGTGGAAACCACAAAGAATAAATTATCTACTGTTCTATCAGAGTATTATATTCAAAAAGTTAAATTAGGAGAGGTACATCCTGATCTTGAGAATAAAATACAGTTGTTCCTTTCGGCCAAAAGACTAGAAGGCTTAAGTTCTATTACTCTAGACAACTATCTCCTAGAACTAAGTATGTTTGCTGATATCGTAAAGAAGAAGGCCGAGGACATTGCAACAGCAGATGTCCGAATGTACCTAAGTCAAGATGGGAACTTAAAAATGAGCACAATTAGAAAGAAGCTATCTATTTTAAAGAGTTTTTTTAGTTGGTTAGCTTCGGAAGAATATATTAAACGTGATCCAACTACAAAATTAAAAGCTCCAAAAGATGAATATCGTCTTCCTAAAGCTTTATCTATCGAAGAATTGGAAATGTTAAGAGAAGCATGTGAAACAGTTAGACAACGTGCCTTTCTTGAAGTATTGTATGCAACTGGTTGTCGTTTATCTGAAGTTCATGGATTAAATAGAGCTGATATTTATCAACAAAACATGAGCACATTAGTTATAGGTAAAGGTGATAAACAAAGGGAAGTCTATTTTTCAATTAGAGCAATGTATCATTTAAATAAATACTTAAAACAACGTGAAGATGAATGTAAAGCCTTAATGATTACAGAGAGAAAACCTTATAGAAGATTATCTAAGCGAGGAATTCAAAGAGAAATAGGAATAATAGCTAAGAAAGTGGGTCTAGAAGACAAGGTTAGTCCTCATGTTTTAAGACATACGTTTGCAACATTAACATTAAATAATGGTGCTGAATTGGTCGCTATTCAAGAGCTCTTAGGACATAGTTCACCAGATACGACACTTAGGTATGCAAAGATTACTCATGAGCGAAAGCGAGAGCAGCATAAAAAGTATTTGATTCAGTAA